The following proteins are co-located in the Haloplanus sp. HW8-1 genome:
- a CDS encoding ABC transporter permease, translated as MATDQHTVDGGSEDLPLPTTIASGAVAAAVLLPLVWLVKTSLDVGFAEAVAISTRPSTVQVFLNSAALVVTVTVASVLIGVPLAYLTVRTDLPFRRAFTVAVSLPLVIPSYVGAFAFVSAFGPRGAFQRLLAPLGVERLPEIYGFPGAALVVTLYTYPYVFITTRAALKSLDTTLIDAARTLDHSRWAAFRRVTLPQIRPAVAAGALLVALYTLSDFGTPAIMQFDAFTRVIYVEFTSFGRDVASLLSLQLVAVTLLVLGLESHVRGNEPLYAGRQGGRTSGTVPLGPWKYVAAAGCLAVAGLALVVPVGILLTWLAQGGADVGSALAFRAEYALNSVGVSAAAALVATVAGLPVAYLAAGYRSRLAEAFERATYVGYAVPGVVLGLALVYLGTSYARPLYQTVYLLVAAYVVRFLPQAVGSMRASFLRVNPALPEAARTLGRTSFGAFRAVTLPLIAPGLFGGAALVFLTTMKELPATLLLRPSGFKTLVTHIWTATASGYYGHAAVPALILLGVSGLSMLVILTQEGYDVK; from the coding sequence ATGGCCACCGACCAGCACACCGTCGACGGCGGCAGCGAGGATCTGCCCCTCCCCACGACGATAGCGAGCGGCGCCGTCGCCGCGGCCGTGCTCCTCCCGCTGGTGTGGCTGGTCAAGACGTCGCTGGACGTCGGCTTCGCGGAGGCCGTCGCCATCTCCACCCGTCCCTCGACGGTGCAGGTGTTTCTCAACAGCGCCGCCCTCGTGGTCACCGTGACGGTCGCGTCCGTCCTCATCGGCGTCCCGCTCGCGTACCTGACGGTGCGGACCGATCTCCCCTTTCGCCGGGCGTTCACCGTCGCCGTCTCGCTCCCGCTGGTCATCCCGAGCTACGTCGGCGCCTTCGCCTTCGTCTCGGCGTTCGGCCCGCGAGGTGCGTTCCAGCGGCTGCTCGCCCCCCTCGGCGTCGAGCGCCTGCCGGAAATCTACGGCTTCCCGGGGGCCGCCCTCGTCGTGACTCTCTACACCTACCCCTACGTGTTCATCACGACCCGGGCGGCGCTGAAGTCGCTCGATACGACGCTGATCGACGCCGCGCGGACGCTCGACCACTCGCGGTGGGCGGCGTTCCGGCGGGTGACGCTCCCGCAGATTCGGCCGGCGGTGGCCGCGGGCGCGCTCCTGGTTGCGCTGTACACCCTCTCGGATTTCGGGACGCCCGCGATCATGCAGTTCGACGCCTTCACGCGCGTCATCTACGTCGAGTTCACGAGCTTCGGCCGGGACGTCGCCTCCCTGCTCTCCCTGCAACTCGTCGCGGTGACGCTGTTGGTCCTCGGGCTCGAATCCCACGTCCGCGGCAACGAACCGCTGTACGCCGGGCGACAGGGCGGCCGGACCAGCGGCACCGTCCCGCTCGGGCCCTGGAAGTACGTCGCCGCCGCGGGCTGTCTCGCGGTCGCCGGCCTCGCGCTGGTCGTGCCGGTCGGCATCCTGCTGACCTGGCTCGCACAGGGCGGCGCCGACGTGGGGAGCGCGCTCGCCTTCCGCGCCGAGTACGCCCTCAACTCCGTCGGCGTCTCGGCGGCGGCGGCACTGGTCGCCACCGTCGCCGGCCTCCCCGTCGCCTACCTCGCCGCGGGCTACCGTTCCCGGCTGGCCGAGGCGTTCGAACGGGCGACGTACGTCGGCTACGCCGTCCCCGGCGTGGTGCTCGGCCTCGCACTCGTCTACCTCGGCACCTCGTACGCGCGGCCGCTCTACCAGACGGTGTATCTCCTCGTCGCCGCCTACGTCGTCCGGTTTCTGCCCCAGGCCGTCGGCTCGATGCGGGCCTCCTTCCTCCGGGTGAACCCCGCGCTCCCCGAGGCGGCGCGGACGCTCGGCCGCACCTCGTTCGGCGCCTTCCGCGCGGTGACGCTCCCCCTCATCGCGCCCGGCCTGTTCGGCGGCGCGGCGCTCGTCTTTCTCACGACGATGAAGGAACTCCCGGCGACGCTCCTGCTCCGGCCCTCGGGGTTCAAGACGCTCGTCACTCACATCTGGACGGCGACCGCGTCGGGCTACTACGGCCACGCGGCGGTGCCCGCACTCATCCTGCTTGGCGTCTCCGGGCTGTCGATGCTGGTGATCCTCACCCAGGAGGGATACGATGTCAAATAG
- a CDS encoding extracellular solute-binding protein, protein MTDHRSSRRRVLRLGGAAGLASIAGCNGVFGGGSGSGSGDDNGGDGGGGGTVAGQIGSGRSPFGERTITGGVSMTEMPELSGELTLYSGRGEPLVGQLIGFIQDLYPDLTIRPRYNSASELVNQIETEGSGSPADVFFSVNAGSLGALKDRGRTAELPTEVLDMVPDQFHDPDGTWIGTSGRARTIPYNTNALSDDEIPDDIFAFPETEAFRDAIGCAPTYSSFQAFITAMRALNGESETREWLNGMLDLGLQTTYADEFLVSQAVADGELRAGFANHYYIQRVLAGRPNAPIATAFTEGDAGAIFNVAGAAVLDTAEDPDLASAFVRHLLSAEAQDYFARETFEYPLVPGVDPIGRLPSIDELNPPEGLDLTQLSDLEGTVDLLRDVGML, encoded by the coding sequence ATGACGGATCATCGCAGCTCTCGTCGTCGCGTCCTGCGTCTCGGAGGAGCAGCCGGATTGGCATCGATCGCCGGATGTAACGGGGTCTTCGGCGGCGGCAGTGGCAGCGGGAGCGGCGACGACAACGGCGGCGACGGGGGCGGCGGCGGTACCGTCGCCGGTCAGATCGGCTCCGGTCGGTCGCCGTTCGGCGAGCGGACGATCACCGGCGGCGTCTCGATGACCGAGATGCCGGAGCTGAGCGGCGAGTTGACTCTCTACTCCGGCCGCGGAGAGCCGCTCGTCGGCCAGCTCATCGGCTTCATTCAGGACCTCTACCCCGACCTGACGATCCGACCGCGGTACAACTCGGCGTCGGAACTGGTCAACCAGATCGAAACCGAGGGGTCGGGGAGCCCGGCGGACGTCTTCTTCTCGGTCAACGCCGGGTCGCTCGGCGCGCTCAAGGACCGTGGACGGACGGCCGAACTCCCGACCGAGGTGCTCGATATGGTGCCGGATCAGTTCCACGACCCCGACGGGACGTGGATCGGCACCTCGGGCCGGGCGCGGACGATTCCCTACAACACGAACGCGCTCTCCGACGACGAGATTCCCGACGACATCTTCGCGTTCCCGGAGACGGAGGCGTTCCGTGACGCCATCGGGTGTGCGCCGACGTACAGTTCGTTCCAGGCGTTCATCACCGCGATGCGCGCGCTCAACGGCGAGTCCGAGACGCGCGAGTGGCTCAACGGGATGCTCGATCTGGGGCTCCAGACCACCTACGCCGACGAGTTCCTCGTCAGCCAGGCCGTCGCCGACGGCGAACTCCGCGCCGGGTTCGCGAACCACTACTACATCCAGCGCGTACTCGCCGGGCGACCGAACGCCCCCATCGCCACGGCCTTCACCGAGGGCGACGCCGGCGCCATCTTCAACGTCGCCGGCGCCGCCGTCCTCGATACGGCCGAGGACCCGGACCTGGCGTCGGCGTTCGTCCGCCACCTGCTCTCGGCGGAGGCGCAGGACTACTTCGCGCGGGAGACGTTCGAGTATCCGCTGGTCCCCGGCGTCGACCCCATCGGCCGCCTGCCCAGTATCGACGAATTGAACCCCCCCGAAGGATTAGACCTCACTCAGCTGTCCGACCTGGAGGGGACGGTCGACCTCCTCCGCGACGTCGGCATGCTCTGA
- a CDS encoding ABC transporter ATP-binding protein: protein MSNRTMHATHETTADRPTTTDETPVLELDGVEKNFGTERVIEGLSLSVHEGEILTLLGPSGCGKTTTLRLIAGLDRPDGGRVALNDATVSGPDDFVVPEDRGVGVVFQEFALFPHLTAAENVAFGLEDWDADAREARVDDLLDLVGLEAQGDSYPDELSGGQQQRVALARSLAPEPDVLLLDEPFSNLDVDLRVQMREEVRRILKETGVTAVSVTHDQEEALSISDRVAVMNDGRIEQVGDPEQVFQQPESRFVAGFLGHASFLPGYVHGEEVTTGLGPIPRSQINGLAGTYDRTQVDVLVRPDDIRAVPVGDGAADGRVVARRYLGPTVLYEVRLDDDTTVQCMHNHDESMPLDAAVRIELDADHELAWFPSDQRPDDPTE, encoded by the coding sequence ATGTCAAATAGAACGATGCACGCGACCCACGAGACGACGGCCGACCGACCGACCACGACGGACGAGACGCCCGTCCTCGAACTCGACGGAGTCGAGAAGAACTTCGGCACCGAACGGGTCATCGAAGGGCTCTCCCTGTCGGTCCACGAGGGCGAGATCCTCACGCTGCTCGGACCGTCGGGGTGTGGCAAGACGACCACCCTGCGGCTGATCGCCGGCCTCGACCGCCCGGACGGCGGCCGCGTCGCGCTCAACGACGCGACGGTGTCCGGCCCGGACGACTTCGTCGTCCCCGAGGACCGCGGCGTCGGCGTCGTGTTTCAGGAGTTCGCCCTCTTCCCGCATCTGACCGCCGCCGAGAACGTCGCCTTCGGCCTGGAGGACTGGGACGCCGACGCCCGCGAGGCACGGGTCGACGACCTCCTCGACCTCGTCGGCCTCGAAGCACAGGGCGACTCCTACCCGGACGAACTCTCCGGGGGCCAACAGCAACGCGTGGCGCTCGCGCGGTCGCTCGCCCCCGAACCCGACGTCCTCCTGCTGGACGAACCGTTCTCGAACCTCGACGTTGATCTCCGTGTCCAGATGCGCGAGGAGGTCCGGCGCATCCTCAAGGAGACGGGCGTGACCGCCGTCTCCGTCACCCACGACCAGGAGGAGGCGCTGTCCATCTCCGACCGCGTCGCCGTCATGAACGACGGCCGGATCGAGCAGGTGGGCGACCCCGAACAGGTGTTCCAGCAGCCCGAATCCCGCTTCGTCGCCGGCTTCCTCGGCCACGCGAGCTTCCTCCCCGGCTACGTGCACGGAGAGGAGGTGACGACCGGCCTCGGCCCCATCCCGCGGAGCCAGATCAACGGGTTGGCGGGCACCTACGACCGGACGCAGGTCGACGTACTCGTCCGCCCGGACGACATCCGCGCGGTCCCGGTCGGCGACGGCGCCGCCGACGGCCGGGTCGTCGCCCGCCGCTACCTCGGTCCGACGGTCCTCTACGAGGTCCGTCTCGACGACGACACGACCGTCCAGTGTATGCACAACCACGACGAGTCCATGCCCCTCGACGCCGCGGTCCGGATCGAACTCGACGCGGATCACGAACTCGCGTGGTTCCCGAGCGACCAGCGCCCGGACGACCCGACCGAATAG
- a CDS encoding helix-turn-helix transcriptional regulator gives MPRDGRRGGAMTDVSPAAVVARRLDTIRALDEGPASTATLVERTGVSRSTVDRALRELSTVGFVASTAAGHRLTQTGRLALSTHRRSTRRIDALAAAAPLFDGVDPSVDVDPAVFDGATLIESTPYAPNRPAEAVGDVVERATHVSVYTGRFLSRHARLYHDRVMESGLTGSFVATDRVIERHAVSHPGEMRAAVESGRIAIRRADRDEPLTLVLAETPDGPEMGLVVYRDGGARGFVGNDSPAATRWARAFHDRLWNAATPFDPT, from the coding sequence GTGCCGCGGGACGGGCGCCGGGGCGGGGCGATGACCGACGTGTCGCCGGCCGCGGTCGTCGCCCGCCGACTCGACACGATCCGGGCGCTCGACGAAGGGCCGGCGTCGACGGCGACGCTCGTGGAGCGGACCGGCGTCTCGCGGTCGACCGTCGATCGGGCGCTCCGCGAACTGTCGACGGTCGGGTTCGTGGCGTCGACGGCCGCGGGCCACCGGCTGACCCAGACGGGGCGGCTGGCGCTCTCGACGCACCGCCGGTCGACCCGCCGTATCGACGCCCTGGCAGCGGCGGCGCCCCTGTTCGACGGGGTCGACCCGAGCGTCGACGTCGATCCGGCCGTCTTCGACGGGGCGACGCTGATCGAGTCGACACCGTACGCCCCCAACCGTCCCGCGGAGGCCGTCGGCGACGTCGTCGAGCGGGCGACCCACGTCTCGGTGTACACCGGTCGCTTCCTCTCCAGACACGCGCGGCTCTACCACGACCGGGTGATGGAGTCGGGGCTAACCGGCTCCTTCGTGGCGACCGACCGAGTGATCGAACGGCATGCGGTGTCCCACCCCGGGGAGATGCGGGCGGCCGTCGAGAGCGGCCGCATCGCGATTCGACGTGCCGACCGGGACGAACCGCTGACGCTCGTCTTGGCCGAGACGCCCGACGGTCCCGAGATGGGCCTGGTCGTCTACCGCGACGGCGGTGCCCGCGGGTTCGTCGGCAACGATTCCCCCGCTGCGACGCGGTGGGCGCGCGCGTTTCACGACCGCCTATGGAACGCGGCGACGCCCTTCGATCCTACCTGA
- a CDS encoding DEAD/DEAH box helicase: MDDVVDRLRAHAEDGRVADYRVLPARDPAYADCDLEPRLASALEDRGIDRLYRHQVAAIEAVRDGRDVVLATPTASGKSLAYIVPAFERAMDHGGRTLYLGPQNALIADQAESLGDLARGLGFGSRVSVDTYTGRLSTAEKRDVRDRRPTVLLSNPDMLHYGLLPHGHRLWEWLFSSLELVVIDEIHTYRGVFGSHVSLVLRRLERLCERFGSDPAVVCCSATIANPVEHAARLTGRSESSFDCVDTDASGRGPRHWLLWNPPEQRDDRGAGRRRSSHVETKRLFADLVAAGHQTLAFTRARQTAERYATESADALRDRGERGVAGRIEAYQASLRDERRREIEDGLHDGSVRGVWSTSALELGVDVGGLDAVLLDGYAGTRMSTFQRAGRAGRGADPALVALVAGEDQLDQYLMSNPDTLFDGDPERATVDPENDHLRPAHVASAAAENWLSRADAAHFGDDFRDVVSDLEAAGRLERRETAEGVRWTHAGDRSPQHATTLRSVDDREVDLLADGDVIATLGVGDALRDAHPGAIYHHQGQSYEVTDLDLDRDVATLQPTWADYYTRVLTEKSITVERDREETPLDARPDTDVHLADVTVTERVTGYERRDASRGETLGRETLALPETTLSTTALYVTVPEDVEAEMRAIGDFDGGIHAAEHGLISLFPLHLLCDRADIGGLSTPSHPHTGASTIFVYDGHPGGVGLARGGYERFESLVPRTARLIDGCACADSCPACVQSPHCGNANEPLAPGPAVVLLEALSGTD, encoded by the coding sequence GTGGACGACGTCGTCGACCGACTCCGGGCGCATGCCGAGGACGGCCGGGTGGCGGACTACCGCGTCCTGCCGGCGCGCGACCCGGCCTACGCCGACTGCGACCTCGAACCCCGACTGGCGAGTGCGCTCGAAGACCGCGGGATCGACCGCCTCTATCGCCACCAGGTCGCGGCCATCGAGGCCGTCCGCGACGGGCGCGACGTCGTGTTGGCGACGCCGACGGCGAGCGGCAAGAGCCTCGCGTACATCGTCCCCGCGTTCGAGCGGGCGATGGACCACGGCGGGCGGACGCTGTATCTCGGCCCGCAGAACGCCCTGATCGCGGATCAGGCCGAGAGCCTCGGGGACCTCGCTCGCGGCCTGGGGTTCGGCAGCCGCGTCTCGGTCGACACCTACACCGGACGGCTCTCGACGGCCGAGAAGCGGGACGTGCGGGACCGGCGTCCGACGGTCCTGCTCTCCAACCCGGACATGCTTCACTACGGCCTCCTCCCGCACGGCCACCGCCTGTGGGAGTGGCTGTTCTCGTCGCTCGAACTCGTGGTGATCGACGAGATACACACCTACCGCGGCGTCTTCGGCAGCCACGTCTCGCTCGTCCTACGGCGGCTCGAACGCCTGTGTGAGCGGTTCGGTAGCGATCCGGCCGTCGTCTGCTGTTCGGCCACCATCGCGAACCCCGTCGAACACGCCGCGCGCCTGACCGGTCGCTCCGAATCGTCCTTCGACTGCGTCGACACGGACGCGAGCGGACGGGGACCGCGCCACTGGCTGCTGTGGAACCCGCCCGAACAAAGGGACGACCGCGGCGCCGGACGGCGGCGATCGAGTCACGTCGAGACGAAGCGGCTCTTCGCCGACCTCGTGGCCGCGGGCCACCAGACCCTCGCGTTTACCCGGGCGCGACAGACCGCCGAACGCTACGCGACCGAGAGCGCCGATGCGCTCCGGGACCGGGGAGAGCGTGGGGTGGCCGGGCGGATCGAGGCGTACCAAGCCTCGCTTCGGGACGAGCGCCGCCGCGAGATCGAGGACGGCCTCCACGACGGCAGCGTCCGGGGAGTCTGGAGCACGAGCGCCCTCGAACTCGGCGTCGACGTCGGCGGACTCGACGCCGTCCTCCTCGACGGTTACGCCGGGACGCGGATGTCGACGTTCCAGCGTGCGGGGCGGGCAGGTCGGGGGGCAGACCCGGCGCTCGTCGCCCTCGTCGCCGGCGAGGACCAGCTCGATCAGTACTTGATGTCCAACCCCGACACCCTGTTCGACGGCGACCCCGAGCGCGCGACGGTCGACCCCGAGAACGACCACCTGCGCCCGGCTCACGTCGCGTCGGCGGCGGCCGAGAACTGGCTGTCGCGAGCGGACGCCGCCCACTTCGGCGACGACTTTCGGGACGTGGTGAGCGACCTCGAAGCCGCCGGCCGACTCGAACGCCGGGAGACGGCCGAGGGCGTCCGGTGGACCCACGCGGGCGACCGGAGTCCACAGCACGCGACGACCCTGCGGAGCGTCGACGACCGGGAGGTCGACCTCCTGGCCGACGGTGACGTGATCGCCACCCTCGGCGTCGGCGACGCCCTCCGGGACGCTCACCCCGGGGCGATCTACCACCACCAGGGCCAGTCCTACGAGGTGACGGATCTCGATCTGGACCGGGACGTGGCGACCCTCCAGCCCACGTGGGCGGACTACTACACCCGGGTGCTGACCGAGAAGTCGATCACGGTCGAGCGGGACCGGGAGGAAACGCCGCTCGACGCCCGGCCCGACACCGACGTCCACCTCGCGGACGTAACCGTCACGGAACGGGTGACGGGCTACGAGCGCCGGGACGCCAGTCGGGGCGAGACGCTGGGGCGAGAGACGCTCGCTCTGCCCGAGACGACGCTGTCGACGACGGCGCTGTATGTCACCGTCCCGGAGGACGTCGAGGCGGAGATGCGGGCGATCGGCGACTTCGACGGCGGCATCCACGCGGCCGAACACGGCCTGATCTCGCTGTTTCCCCTCCACCTGCTCTGTGACCGGGCGGACATTGGCGGTCTCTCGACGCCGTCTCATCCCCACACCGGCGCGAGCACGATATTCGTCTACGACGGCCATCCAGGCGGCGTCGGCCTCGCTCGCGGCGGCTACGAGCGCTTCGAGTCGCTCGTGCCGCGGACTGCCCGGCTGATCGACGGCTGTGCGTGTGCCGACAGCTGCCCGGCCTGCGTCCAGTCGCCCCACTGCGGGAACGCGAACGAGCCGCTTGCGCCCGGGCCGGCCGTCGTCCTGCTGGAGGCACTGAGCGGGACGGACTAG
- a CDS encoding alpha-1 4-glucan-protein synthase — MSEDVCVIVPTIREYECVRSYVANAERHGFDTDRLEFVLVTEDHCPTDEMAAMLDDLGVAGEVFDGSRRESWLAERGVGDYGHLIPARSHAQTSFGLLYLWAHDHPYGVFIDDDTRPHDAVDFFGTHLRNLHADRTVESVRSDERWVNVLYHAAEEHGLYPRGYPYAAMDETVETGTAHVDDVIASQGLWTNVPDLDAVRILMDGDLQGQAETRLTADDFGPDFVAEPGQYLTVCSMNLAFRREVVPAFYQLPMDDNEWSVGRFDDIWSGVFLKRAADLLGKEILTGDPLCRHDKAPRSTFDDLHNEVAGLELNEHLWKLVDDADPESEVTYATAFAAMADALIEAEGDYRNGDFLAHVGEHMHDWLACLDELQSVDRAVPADD; from the coding sequence ATGAGCGAGGACGTCTGCGTCATCGTGCCGACGATCAGGGAGTACGAATGTGTGCGGTCCTACGTCGCGAACGCGGAGCGCCACGGGTTCGACACGGATCGGCTGGAGTTCGTACTCGTGACCGAGGACCACTGCCCGACCGACGAGATGGCGGCGATGCTCGACGACCTGGGCGTCGCGGGCGAGGTGTTCGACGGGAGTCGACGCGAATCTTGGCTGGCCGAACGGGGCGTCGGCGACTACGGTCACCTGATCCCGGCGCGGAGTCACGCCCAGACGAGTTTCGGGCTACTGTACCTCTGGGCACACGACCATCCCTACGGCGTCTTCATCGACGACGACACCCGGCCCCACGACGCCGTCGACTTCTTCGGAACCCACCTCCGGAACCTGCACGCCGACCGGACGGTCGAGTCGGTGCGCTCGGACGAGCGGTGGGTCAACGTTCTGTATCACGCCGCCGAGGAGCACGGACTCTACCCGCGGGGATATCCCTACGCGGCGATGGACGAGACGGTCGAGACGGGGACGGCCCACGTCGACGACGTGATCGCCTCGCAGGGCCTGTGGACGAACGTTCCCGACCTGGACGCCGTTCGCATCCTGATGGACGGCGACCTGCAGGGTCAGGCCGAGACGCGTCTGACCGCCGACGACTTCGGCCCCGACTTCGTCGCCGAACCCGGCCAGTATCTCACCGTCTGCTCGATGAACCTCGCCTTCCGGCGCGAGGTGGTCCCCGCGTTCTACCAGTTGCCGATGGACGACAACGAGTGGTCGGTCGGCCGCTTCGACGACATCTGGAGCGGCGTGTTCCTCAAGCGGGCGGCGGATCTGCTGGGCAAGGAGATCCTGACGGGCGACCCGCTCTGTCGCCACGACAAGGCGCCGCGGTCGACGTTCGACGACCTGCACAACGAGGTGGCGGGGCTAGAACTGAACGAACACCTCTGGAAACTGGTCGACGACGCCGACCCCGAGAGCGAAGTCACCTACGCCACCGCCTTCGCCGCGATGGCCGACGCGCTGATCGAGGCGGAGGGCGACTACCGCAACGGCGACTTCCTCGCCCACGTGGGCGAACACATGCACGACTGGCTGGCCTGTCTCGACGAACTCCAGTCGGTCGATCGGGCGGTTCCGGCGGACGACTGA
- a CDS encoding GIY-YIG nuclease family protein — MDDADGGTYTLLLDLPRATEIAVGALGTHRFPAGAYAYTGSALGSGGFARVDRHRRIVAGENDTRHWHVDYLTGHPATDLVTVVTSEGDDVECAVADRLPAGPVDGFGASDCDCRSHLAGGSSVDGLAATARSAHREATKK; from the coding sequence ATGGACGACGCCGACGGCGGCACGTACACGCTGCTGCTCGACCTGCCGCGGGCGACCGAGATCGCGGTCGGCGCGCTCGGGACCCACCGCTTCCCCGCCGGCGCCTACGCCTACACCGGCAGCGCCTTGGGCAGCGGCGGCTTCGCCCGTGTGGACCGCCACCGCCGGATCGTGGCCGGCGAGAACGACACCCGCCACTGGCACGTGGACTACCTCACCGGCCACCCGGCGACCGACCTGGTGACCGTCGTCACGAGCGAGGGCGACGACGTCGAGTGTGCCGTCGCCGACCGCCTCCCCGCGGGCCCGGTCGACGGCTTCGGCGCCTCGGACTGTGACTGCCGTTCGCACCTCGCCGGTGGCTCGTCGGTCGATGGACTGGCCGCGACCGCCCGGTCGGCCCACCGCGAGGCGACGAAGAAGTGA